From Motacilla alba alba isolate MOTALB_02 chromosome 4A, Motacilla_alba_V1.0_pri, whole genome shotgun sequence, one genomic window encodes:
- the NOX1 gene encoding NADPH oxidase 1 isoform X1 encodes MGNWLVNHWFSAAVLAAWLGINIFLFTYYFLFFDRDERYFYTRAILGSALAWARASAKCLNFNSMLILLPVCRNLLSFLRGTCSCCRRTLRKQLDHNLTFHKLVAYALALLTAVHTIAHLFNLERYNQSQQATDGSLPAVLSEMHLQGSKWLNPIHSNQTTVEYVAFTTIPGLTGVIITLALILMVTSSTEFIRRNYFELFWYTHHLFLVYFAGLVIHGIAGLVRGQTEQSMAEVHPYHCAEYLTQREQNCTHSCCKDPEFGSIPAEVGQWWDGSGGEALPLPLGCPSFALLHLHSPGSGFLPPSSSMSLSGSCGSGVRTRRWLSKRWVVQEPAPLPAAALGVTCATAPRRGGHGEGPQAQPLRGDGGRLGAEPCPCPQVVMHPARVLELQMQKKGFCMEVGQYIFVNCPAISALEWHPFTLTSAPEEDFFSIHIRAAGDWTERLIDTFQLETPRIEVDGPFGTASEDVFQYEVAMLVGAGIGVTPFASILKSVWYKFQQADQTLKTKKIYFYWLCRDTGAFAWFNDLLASLEQKMAESGKADFLTYRLFLTGWDTSIANNVALHFDTATDTVTGLRHKTIFGRPMWNTEFAAVAAAHPRSVVGVFLCGPEALARSLQKSCHQHSSLDPRKVKFYFNKENF; translated from the exons ATGGGCAACTGGCTGGTCAACCACTGGTTCTCAGCCGCCGTCCTC gcagcctggctgggcatCAACATCTTCCTCTTCACCTACTACTTTCTGTTCTTTGACCGGGACGAACGCTATTTCTACACCAGGGCCATCCTTGGG TCTGCCTTGGCATGGGCTCGAGCATCGGCCAAGTGCCTCAACTTCAACAGCATGCTGATCCTGCTGCCCGTCTGCCGCAACCTGCTGTCCTTCCTCCGTGGCACCTGCTCG tgctgcaggcgGACGTTGCGGAAGCAGCTGGACCACAACCTCACCTTCCACAAGCTGGTGGCCTACGCACTGGCGCTGCTCACAG CCGTGCACACCATCGCCCACCTCTTCAACCTGGAGCGCTACAACCAGAGCCAGCAAGCCACCGACGGCAGCCTCCCCGCTGTCCTCTCCGAGATGCACCTGCAGGGCAGCAAGTGGCTGAACCCCATCCACTCCAACCAGACG ACCGTCGAGTACGTGGCTTTCACGACCATCCCGGGGCTCACGGGGGTGATCATCACGCTGGCACTCATCCTCATGGTCACGTCCTCCACCGAGTTCATCCGCAGGAACTACTTTGAGCTCTTCTGGTACACACATCACCTCTTCCTCGTCTACTTCGCCGGCCTCGTCATCCACGGCATCGC CGGGCTGGTGCGCGGGCAGACGGAGCAGAGCATGGCAGAGGTGCACCCCTATCACTGCGCCGAGTACCTGACACAGCGGGAGCAGAActgcacccacagctgctgcaaagaCCCCGAGTTTGGGAGCATCCCTGCTGAGGTAGGGCAGTGGTGGGATGGCTCTGGGGGAGAAGCTCTTCCCTTGCCCTTGGGATGCCCATCCTTTGCTCTCCTCCACCTTCACAGTCCTGGAAGTGGGTTCTTGCCCCCATCATCCTCTATGTCTTTGAGCGGATCCTGCGGGTCTGGCGTGCGCACCAGAAGGTGGTTGTCAAAAAGGTGGGTGgtgcaggagcctgctcctctgccagctgctgcccttggagtcacctgtgccacagcccctcGCCGTGGTGGCCATGGGGAGGggccacaggcacagccccttCGTGGGGACGGGGGCAGGCTGGGCGCTGAGCCCTGCCCGTGCCCCCAGGTGGTGATGCACCCTGCCCgcgtgctggagctgcagatgcAGAAGAAGGGCTTCTGCATGGAGGTGGGGCAGTACATCTTCGTCAACTGCCCCGCCATCTCCGCGCTGGAGTGGCACCCCTTCACCCTCACCTCTGCCCCCGAGGAGGACTTCTTCTCCATCCACATCCGGGCAGCTGGGGACTGGACAGAGCGTCTCATCGACACCTTCCAGCTGGAAACGCCCAG GATCGAGGTGGACGGTCCCTTTGGCACAGCCAGCGAAGACGTGTTCCAGTACGAGGTGGCCATGCTGGTTGGCGCGGGCATCGGCGTCACCCCCTTCGCCTCCATCCTCAAGTCCGTCTGGTACAAGTTCCAGCAGGCTGACCAGACCCTCAAGACCAAGAAG ATCTACTTCTACTGGCTGTGCCGGGACACGGGAGCCTTTGCCTGGTTCAACGACCTGCTCGCCTCCCTGGAGCAGAAGATGGCTGAGTCGGGCAAGGCAGACTTCCTCACCTACCGCCTCTTCCTCACTGGCTGGGACACCAGCATT gccAACAACGTGGCACTCCACTTCGACACCGCTACGGACACAGTGACGGGCCTCAGGCACAAAACCATCTTCGGGCGGCCCATGTGGAACACGGAGTTTGCAGCGGTGGCTGCAGCCCACCCCAG GTCGGTGGTCGGTGTGTTCCTCTGTGGGCCGGAGGCCCTGGCAAGGAGCCTGCAGAAGTCTTGTCACCAACACTCCAGCCTGGACCCCAGGAAGGTCAAATTCTACTTCAACAAGGAAAACTTTTAA
- the NOX1 gene encoding NADPH oxidase 1 isoform X2, with translation MGNWLVNHWFSAAVLAAWLGINIFLFTYYFLFFDRDERYFYTRAILGSALAWARASAKCLNFNSMLILLPVCRNLLSFLRGTCSCCRRTLRKQLDHNLTFHKLVAYALALLTAVHTIAHLFNLERYNQSQQATDGSLPAVLSEMHLQGSKWLNPIHSNQTTVEYVAFTTIPGLTGVIITLALILMVTSSTEFIRRNYFELFWYTHHLFLVYFAGLVIHGIAGLVRGQTEQSMAEVHPYHCAEYLTQREQNCTHSCCKDPEFGSIPAESWKWVLAPIILYVFERILRVWRAHQKVVVKKVVMHPARVLELQMQKKGFCMEVGQYIFVNCPAISALEWHPFTLTSAPEEDFFSIHIRAAGDWTERLIDTFQLETPRIEVDGPFGTASEDVFQYEVAMLVGAGIGVTPFASILKSVWYKFQQADQTLKTKKIYFYWLCRDTGAFAWFNDLLASLEQKMAESGKADFLTYRLFLTGWDTSIANNVALHFDTATDTVTGLRHKTIFGRPMWNTEFAAVAAAHPRSVVGVFLCGPEALARSLQKSCHQHSSLDPRKVKFYFNKENF, from the exons ATGGGCAACTGGCTGGTCAACCACTGGTTCTCAGCCGCCGTCCTC gcagcctggctgggcatCAACATCTTCCTCTTCACCTACTACTTTCTGTTCTTTGACCGGGACGAACGCTATTTCTACACCAGGGCCATCCTTGGG TCTGCCTTGGCATGGGCTCGAGCATCGGCCAAGTGCCTCAACTTCAACAGCATGCTGATCCTGCTGCCCGTCTGCCGCAACCTGCTGTCCTTCCTCCGTGGCACCTGCTCG tgctgcaggcgGACGTTGCGGAAGCAGCTGGACCACAACCTCACCTTCCACAAGCTGGTGGCCTACGCACTGGCGCTGCTCACAG CCGTGCACACCATCGCCCACCTCTTCAACCTGGAGCGCTACAACCAGAGCCAGCAAGCCACCGACGGCAGCCTCCCCGCTGTCCTCTCCGAGATGCACCTGCAGGGCAGCAAGTGGCTGAACCCCATCCACTCCAACCAGACG ACCGTCGAGTACGTGGCTTTCACGACCATCCCGGGGCTCACGGGGGTGATCATCACGCTGGCACTCATCCTCATGGTCACGTCCTCCACCGAGTTCATCCGCAGGAACTACTTTGAGCTCTTCTGGTACACACATCACCTCTTCCTCGTCTACTTCGCCGGCCTCGTCATCCACGGCATCGC CGGGCTGGTGCGCGGGCAGACGGAGCAGAGCATGGCAGAGGTGCACCCCTATCACTGCGCCGAGTACCTGACACAGCGGGAGCAGAActgcacccacagctgctgcaaagaCCCCGAGTTTGGGAGCATCCCTGCTGAG TCCTGGAAGTGGGTTCTTGCCCCCATCATCCTCTATGTCTTTGAGCGGATCCTGCGGGTCTGGCGTGCGCACCAGAAGGTGGTTGTCAAAAAG GTGGTGATGCACCCTGCCCgcgtgctggagctgcagatgcAGAAGAAGGGCTTCTGCATGGAGGTGGGGCAGTACATCTTCGTCAACTGCCCCGCCATCTCCGCGCTGGAGTGGCACCCCTTCACCCTCACCTCTGCCCCCGAGGAGGACTTCTTCTCCATCCACATCCGGGCAGCTGGGGACTGGACAGAGCGTCTCATCGACACCTTCCAGCTGGAAACGCCCAG GATCGAGGTGGACGGTCCCTTTGGCACAGCCAGCGAAGACGTGTTCCAGTACGAGGTGGCCATGCTGGTTGGCGCGGGCATCGGCGTCACCCCCTTCGCCTCCATCCTCAAGTCCGTCTGGTACAAGTTCCAGCAGGCTGACCAGACCCTCAAGACCAAGAAG ATCTACTTCTACTGGCTGTGCCGGGACACGGGAGCCTTTGCCTGGTTCAACGACCTGCTCGCCTCCCTGGAGCAGAAGATGGCTGAGTCGGGCAAGGCAGACTTCCTCACCTACCGCCTCTTCCTCACTGGCTGGGACACCAGCATT gccAACAACGTGGCACTCCACTTCGACACCGCTACGGACACAGTGACGGGCCTCAGGCACAAAACCATCTTCGGGCGGCCCATGTGGAACACGGAGTTTGCAGCGGTGGCTGCAGCCCACCCCAG GTCGGTGGTCGGTGTGTTCCTCTGTGGGCCGGAGGCCCTGGCAAGGAGCCTGCAGAAGTCTTGTCACCAACACTCCAGCCTGGACCCCAGGAAGGTCAAATTCTACTTCAACAAGGAAAACTTTTAA